CTTTGaggaaaagtaaccaagtgtgggaatgaatttgagaccgggcagggtcttatggtggagttgaccgtagtgcccctgcctgtgtcgactaaggaccgatcgttgatggccctcttgtcatgttgaacacatgtgccacacttagctggaaggataagtcgttccgaccgcgaagcctgagcactatccaggccgggaatcggctcgatgtacgcgctgtattggtgatggttgaggagaacgacgagggcgcggcacgcaaccttggtatgccttggatacctcggtcaccggaacggtcctcgggtacgggcggtgcctgtcgaacccacgaattggtcctggatagtgcaatacggtgatctgtagctcacttgatcactgagtgtggtttgtgtggggaataaactcgccagctggttagaaatcgattcgaatcgccatcgctcctggatagtgagcacttgacttgagctctgtcctcgtagtaaagaCTATGGAACACATGGGGTATGATGATAAAtgcttatgaatgctatgatgaggtaccatcgtATTACCACATTTGCTTGAATTAGTATAGGTGCAAATTTAGATGATAGGTATTAATACCTAACCTGagctaataaaaagaaaagggagTACTGTTAGGAGGTACTTCTAGTTGAGTAAGTGCTTTTTCGCAACcagtctcagctaccccaccatacagccttcatgatccttgaagagtctttattttggtttatgacgggtaagtctagctgagtacattctcgtactcagggttctattcccatgttgttttacagatgggcagatgtactatggttattgcattcactgcttgtacccaacaatgggtgatgactagaccaagggcgatggtcactctaccttctctcttgcttttgtgggaatgatcaaattatggcactgtatcagactaaatgtgtgtgtgttactttcaaactatgaagcttccgctacttgagaacttggtttgtaataactttaagtactCCGACGTATTTTGATGAACAATGCGAACaagatgtaattgtgaatgtgaccgctgaacttattacgatcttggctgtatgtatgtgttgacaccgtttttggacacgtacgtGGGGATTAGTAAAGTttggatcggcagatggagcaacggtaactagtctgcaggaaagttgccgatgagggtggttgccgatgaagagacaattgaatgtgactaagtctagaGGTGGTGACATtttcgtgccgatgatcagtattagtgtttgccgatggaaACAAcaagaggtctgccgatgactctgaaggaaagcgtggagattgccgattgatctatggcggtgccccagtcggttacaagggggtagctttatgttttccttagttattagaattcgttttgtgtacgggttccatttagtttggaattcgagtcctagtcgtgtctggttgtagctcttcggacagtgtataaatatagaccctagggcaatgtattgaaaatctatcaatcaatcaaacaccagtttttactcatattctagcatctactttttcgatgacttcgtcatattttccttttactacgagttcttaggaattcgtcgacttaagctcggcgtattctcgagttccgcgtgaacacctcttggccgtggcatccgggcgcatcgctgttgtcgggaccaaagtgttcgagttaccacctttgccgatagtaaggtcaaatcggctggtacgccttaacgtttgaatcgggtattagccctttgtgtttgcagatcagccttTGCATCAATagtacgatatgtggtttgaaatccttcgagatttcacggactactgggattatatgggcttaagctcgatggtttgactgtgcaaatggtcactattaggcttaatctcttataatttgggcggttttgTTACAGGCTTCTTATGccgccgaaggggtcggggccaccggcgcctggctggtcgagaccgtaggcgtcgaccgcccatctcttgCAATCgccgcccccgacaactccctagcTGACCTGTCCGACCCTAGCTGATTGGGGGGAGTAGACGTCCCACAGAGGtttatgtcgccgatcaccatcgacgacaggtcgagcaggccgacacgaaggtcatctgcctccttcagaccaacctccttggggtatcCCCTTTCCAGCCGggacaggtcgaccagggggtagtgagcgcacaccatgctgaggacatgcgcTCCGGTGAACTCCCCAgcatccttcacgaactgctgaagccagccCCATGCCTATTGTGCCTTCTCAACTGAGGTCAGCCTAGGTGTGCGGGGCTGGTCCTCGGGCAGCTCGGGGCTGACTAGATCCAGCACCGGAGCGACCCCCTTCCAGAGCTTTATGCAGTTTGTCTTCTAGGAATCCTGGTCTTTCACCAGGTCCTCGACTTGCTTCTTGGTGTTGGCCTTGAGCACTATGACCAGTTCCAAGCAAAAACGAAAGCAAATAGTTAACAACATGCTATGCCAATCAATATTTTGTGATCAGAAAGGTCGAAGTGGATCCTACGAGTCAGCTCCCGATTCCTGGCTATAAGCTCCTTGCCCGCCTTGTGCTCGCCTTCCAGCGCATGAGCACGCTCCTGGCTAAGCTGGTCCTTCTCCTTTTGGAGGCGCTCAATCTCCTCCTCTAAACCTGAAGTAATAATTGTTTGTCATAAGAATCGACCACGTAGTTAACTATAACTACCCAGAAACTTGACTTACTCCTCTTCTAGCAATCCTTATCGGCTAGTCGCCGAGTAAGGTCCAGCATACGCTCTTCCTGAGCCGCCTTCTCCTTCGCCTCCTTCTCGGCCTCTGACTGAAGGCGGTCCACCTCTACGGTCAGGATTTTGTTCTCGGCGACCACCCCctcaatctggtcgaagcaccttttttggtactttgccgttttcattgcatCCTACGAGAATCAGACATAACACACAGTGAACAAACCATGGTATATATATACTCCAGCAGAATATAAGACCACTCACCTTAACCTCACTGATGAGCTACTTGGCAGCACGCTCTACCCTCtccgcctcctcggtctcggtgaTCTCCTCGTGGTCGGCCTAGTGGTCCCCACGCTAGCGCCATACGTAAATGTGTTGGCGACCATCGTGGGGATGCCCTGGAATTTCCTCCACTTCGTCATCGGAAGCCGCttgagcttcctcaccttctgtGCTACCCCCAGTCGCGGTAACAGGTATCATAGGACCCTTACCTCGGTAAGGAGAGCCCTCCTGCGTGGGAGCCACCGCCGGAGTCGGAGATGGGACCTTGCCTTCTTCAATTGGAGCAGGGGATGGGACTTTGTGTCCCTCCTCTGCCACGCTGCTCGGAGGAGGAGTCCCCGCGGTGGCATCACCCCTTGTCGGGGTGCTCGCCCCGGCCCTGCCGCGGGCCGGGTCCTCGTCGGCCACCTCCGTCGTAACGGCAACGGCTGGCTGCTCCACGGACTACTCTCTGGCAGTCTGTCCCACGACGCTCTGCTCGGCGGTCACCGGCTCGGGCATTCTCGAGCTCAAAACATTGCCAGGATCAACATCCGAGGCAGTACTACAAGGAAAACCCAATCCAGAGTTACTACACCGAAATTCAAACCTATGAAAAAAGGAACTTCTCTTGATAAACTTACAGATCAGAACTTCTATGTGCCATAGTGAAGACACTTCTCCTGGCTCGCTTAGCCGCCGCCATCGCTTCTGTTCCCCAGGTCATGCCTGCTCGACGTGCGCGGCAGGCGGGTCCTCGGCAACGCGACCACTGTCGCCTGGGGCAACGTCGGGGCGGCTGCGGGGTCTAAGGATCAAGGTTGGGGCCGCctcatcctcatcatcatcctcatcaATCCTGACAAGCCGTCGGTGCTTGGGTCCTCGGTTGTCAAAAGTCGACCGCTGGCTCATCACAGGGCCTGCAGCTTCCCCTGTAGGTGCTGCTCCAACTGAAGATGGCTCCACTATCATCGGTGGTCCGAGCCGGCCGGTTCTCTCCTTCGTCGCTGCTGGTGTACTGGTCACACCGAGCAGTGTCATCCACTAGGGGATCCATTCCAGCCGGGTGCTCCATACCGGGCGCTAGCGACACATATACTGTCGCCCGGTCCACGTCTCCGATCTACAACAAGAGTACGACAAGTCATAAGCATAAGAATGTGATACTTTTAGAACATTGCGGAAGGACTACAATTACCTTGGGGGCTGGTCGACCCAGCTTGTAGGCATGCATCCGGTTGTCGCTTCATACGAAGCTGCTGTCTcccaagttgaacagctcgttgatCCTTTGCTGGATCTCTGGTTTATCTAGGTTGTCTGGGCGTAGTCTGGTCGAATCTTGCCAGCCCTGGTATTCATACGCGACATATACCCTTCTCTGACAGGGCATGACTCGTCGGGCGAGGAAATTCCTGACCACCCCTAGTCCATCCACGCGTGACCAGTCGATCAGAACCATCAGCTCTGACACCTAACCGCTGAATTTTGGTCGGTCCGTCCAACTGGTCCTCTTCTTGGGGACGTAACCGACGTCGCAGAACGTAGCGCTGCCTggctcttccctgatgtagaaccacctcttgtaccattcggtgagggaggtgttccatgggcagctgaggtaccggttcttcatgccatcacgaagattgaggtatactccacctgcaatcttggagcctccaaccgtccccttcttcctcaagcaggacAGGTAGCAGAAGGGATCAAAGTGcagctctatcccaacataggcctcgcacaaatgaatgaaagtggaaacaagaagaatggagttgggatgcagattgcaaatcccaatCTCATAATAACGAAGAAGGCCTTGAAGAAACGAATGAACAGGCACCCCAaatcccctcttgaaaaaatcttcaaaaacaatGATCTCACCAGCTCGAGGATCCAGGTAACTCTCCCCTTCTTGCGCCCTCCAGCCACCAAGCTCCTggtcgtgcagaagccccatctagacgaggtcattgagggacctcatggtgcTCTGGGattttttccactccttggccatcgtctcgacccatttcttcgagtcactcttcgccattcCTACTGCGCGGAGAGCTTTGAACTGGGTGTTGAGTGGTTGAAGGTGCTAAGGAGGGCGATAGCAGGAGGCAGGAGGCAGGATATGGTATGCAACTGCTGGGTAAAGAACAAGGGCACAACATCGGGCTCTATATAGTAGCAAACCCACCTTTTCCACTTCCTGCATTTTATGGGAGTGGGTGGTTTTTGCGGCGGGTgcagcgtttcggttttcaaggaTTATCGCAGTAAATTCGGTGGCCCTTTTTAAAATGATtgttggtttccttttcttgatccGCGCGATGAGCAGTTGTGCAGTTAGCAGGCACCCCTTTTTATGTGGCAGACTGACAAGATGGCAGGATGCTCCGTCACATCACAAATTAATGCTGCGATATGATTTTTTTCAAAAGCTAAGTACTTAATTTGATCAGTTCATTTGAtagtctggggactgtaccgaccacggagtatgatatgctcggggactggtcaacTAGCCAATTCATTCGAAAgtatggggactgtaccgaccaccgagaatgatatgctcggggactggtcgaccagcccgttCATTCGAaagtctggggactgtaccggccaccgagcatgatatgctcagggactggtcgaccagcccgctcATTCGAAAgtttggggactgtaccgaccaccgagtatgATATGCttagggactggtcgaccagtccgctCATTCAAAAGTCTGGGgattgcaccgaccaccgagcacgataCGTTCGGGGACTGGTCTGTCAGTCTGCTCAGTCGCAAACAAGCATGATATTattggggactggtaaattcaattgcaTAATATTTAACTgggtaattttaattttttagaccttgctacaaggctcatacttcgccttccagcaagctcgaggactacatcggtacgatgcatctagcgatgcatctcagttttctCTTTTCTATGAAGGATTTCCTTTTTGGACCCTGGCATCACGTGACTACGTCACCTATTACCAGGcttggggactaagtgggcacacttcactttgcagtgaatttgcttgctttttgaaagactatacttttcagaaaagtaaagtgggcacacttcatcaggaaagaaatcttttttgattaagagcaccatgcattctttgaacaacctgcttcttcgatgttgatcaactggTTTTCAAGTTGGTTATAATACCATTGCAACTGATCGGGCGACTTTCCTGGTTGTTGaaaacgtcaagcctcacttgtCGAAGAAACTCAAGacgacgtgttacatcacaatacacggtgctcggggactagctgtgggggtataaacccctatacccttacggctagacttaggccaggagacttggtccatcacgagacagttcgaggcttgatccaactgctcggagtttcatgcaaggaaacaagacgtggagatcaagccagattctagtcgggtagaataggaattgatatcgtattaTCTATAGCAATTGTGACCAACTACGATTAGCTTCCAAATCTGTAACcatgccctctggactatataaagagacgcAAGGGACCCCCATAGacaactcaactcaacacaattcaatccacaacaatacaatcagatgcaggacgtaggtattacgcccacacggcggccgaacctggataaaaactttgtccgtgtcttgcgtcatcatcaagttcgtagcttgcgcacctgtctgccgataaactactactgtgggtataccccaaggtagactgccaactagctttcgtcgacagtcatcataaatagataaatatcagAGCTCTTCTAGTCACAACAATAGCTAGCCAATGGGTAAACTCAGGaatactaaggtaattctataactacatcaatgaataactctaattagtgcagttacatctagaaatcattgttaagtcaaccctatatcataatcacatgtaaagaggtatcaactaatgagggtattaagacacaagggtcacctcTTTCGCGACCGTGCCCATGCTAGTCCTACAtatggagggtggactacagaggaaccaacgcagctgtcacctGCGCGGACTACCACACATCCCGACACATCAGGGTGCACTcgcagataaacaagatatctagacaccatgtctacatactatctaccatctacccaacgatcaattaagtaaacgctatacgagcaattacatgaattcaataagatcaaaccaactatcctagacatctaatcaaagtagacaatgactattgtaattaagaatatataagaGAACAATATTGCCTgaatcataatattgaatacaataagAGAAAAGTACTAGAACTATACCGAACTCCACGCTTCAGACAAACGCTAGGGCTCCAGATCCcgctgaagaactagaactcttctacttctaatctagctAGGCTAAAGCTATGAACTAGAGAGGCTCTgatgaactagagaaggctcttgatggattgatctccaaatgacttgatGCCTCAGGGAGGGGGGTCTACCCCTTTATTTATAGTTCGATGAGATGCGCGTGCGctgtaggatcaaaccgacttaaccaagagCAGAGCTGCATTaggagaggcggtggaggaagcttccaaaaGGGTGGGTGAAACCCTAACATTCGGTCGGCGCTACGGTGGGGTCGGTcggccccacctggcggccTCTGGCCCCCCAGCTCTtagggtgtcttctagagtcttcccacATCCCGATCGTAATCTTTCCATGGCGGATAAGttttgtgtttattttgcacttgaatccctcttttcagcttttctggaaatagaccctagaaaatacggaatatgcaaaactcgtggaaattgtcagtctaaaccctagactagtgttttttcatgttctcctttaggtctaaatttctaataaaagttgacgttatcgatcGTCAACAtctcatttgaagaaccaaagagAGTTGGAAGATTTCGATTGGGTAAATGTCATGCATGAaaaattgaacaacttcacaagaaatcaagtgtgggagcttgttgagaggccaaagaactacaatgtgtttggtaccaagtgggtctttaaaaacaagcaagatcaagatggtgtagttgtgagaaacaaagcaagattagtagcacaaggctacactcaagttgaaggtcttgactttggagaaacgtatgcatcggttgcaagattggaggcaattagaatattattagcctatgcttgtgcccacaacatcaagctctatcaaatggatgttaatagtgcatttctcaatggatacatcaatgagttggtttatgttgaacaacctcccggttttgaagataacAAGAAACTCAACCATGTTTATAAGCttaagaaggcattgtatggtttgaagcaagcacctagagcatggtatgagagactaagattttcttctctctaaagggttcaagatgggaaaggttgacactaccctcttcaccaagaaactacgcaatgacttgtttgtttgcaaatctatgttgatgatatcatctttggatcaaccaatcaagacttttgtgaatagtttggaagaatgatggcaaataagtttgagatgtccatgataggAGAGCTTAGTTATTTTCTTGGACTTCAAATCCAGCAAATGAAGGATGTCACATTTGTAACACTACAAGAAACTTGTTAATCCGTGACGGATTCTTGGTGACGGATTAACAAATCGTCACTGACAGACGTAATCTGTGACGATAATTTATTTTTCGTCATGGTTATGCACTAATGGATATTCCCGGCCCGCTAACTCGTGACAGTTTTATCGGATCGTCACAAAGTATGATTCTAAATTCATCATACTCCATTTAGCCCAAAGCAATAGGCCTGCTACCAATATTTACTGcaaagaaaaatagaaaatgtgATTGAAAAGAAAATCAAACCCAAATACGATTTGTTAAACTATTTGAACAAATTAATTTTGTTACTTCGTTACATGTATATGATGCATATGGCAACTAAAAATATTCTTCATATATATGGTGTGGGAATGGCATTCAGTTGGTATGGCCCATTCACTCAAGTTGACCCAGCATCCCATCGGTGTGGCCCATGTTCTCTATATATCTCTAAATGTGTATTTAACTATTTTTATTTATCTACTAGCCCAGTAACTGAGTTGGCATGGCCTATTCACTCAAGTTGGCCCAGCATCCAGTCGGCGTGGCCCATTCGTCACTCGAGTTGGACCAACCTTTGGTAAAATTAGGAAAAAATAGATACGATTAATTTTTTTTGAGGGAATCGAACCCAATACTAGTGACTTAATTAACAATAAATAAATGTAGGCCCGACATCGACTCAGCCCAAAACAGGCGAAGGCCGGACATTACCCAACGCGCATGGGCGATCGCGTAGCAGGCCTAGCGGCGCAAAGCAGGCGCAACACGCACGCACAGCCAGaaatttagaccttgtttagtttccaaaaaatttgtaaattttttcagatttcatcgaatcttgtggcataagcatagagtattaaatatagattaaaaaataactaattgtacaatttgcatgtagtttgcgagacgaatcttttgagactggttagtctatgattgaataataaaaacaaaagtgctacagtttccattttgcaatttttttaactaaacaaggccttacaaaaTAAAAAGcaatttttttaactaaacaaggccttacaaaataaaaagttgcaaaAAGGTGCCTTGAGTGAGGTTCGAACCAAGGCTCCATTGATTTGAGTGCGTAAGTCCAACCACTGAGCTACATGAGACTTTGTCCTTCATATGGTTGTTGGCGCTATATATTCAAATTTTTTGGTAAAGCTAATTTGTGCATTCAGCTATGTATAACAAAAGTTTTTATATAAGTAGGTGGCTTTTATTTATTAACCCTATCTCCAAAAAAGAAGAATATGTGGAGATTACTATTAAACTAGGTACTTAACCCGTATAGCCGATACATGCCTGTTATCATTTCTGGGGAAGCCTCGTTACAACCTTCAATTACAGTGTTCTGTCACACAGAAATTCAATTAAAGTGTAGAAAATAGCAAAACACCTCCAGAAAATCCGAAACTTAGCATTCCCTCACTCTATGGCTTGCACAAGCTTGAGAAAAAGTTTAAGGGACATACAAGATCAAAATGTACAAGTCACGTGGAGATCTAAGAGTTGTAGTCAGGGCTTGTAAAAAATGACGCAAGCACTTTGTGAAGCATGTACATTACCTATTGTCCAAATGGGTTGAAAATTGTTTTGCATATATGCAGCCCCAAAGCATGGCCCCACGCAGAATCTGAGATTTATCCGATCAATTTCGGATATTATTGCATTTATTTTGTACTAAAATTGAGAAAAGAGGTCGAGTACGATTTGAAAATAATATAATTTTCCATCCACCTCCACCCAAAATGGTTCTCTAAGACATATGAGACCCAATATAAAAATCTCGTACAGTTTAGGATCCTTTCTGGGGAAACCTCTGTCCATCATTCAATTATGGTGTTCCATCGTGTAGAAATTCATTTAAATTATAGAAAATAGCAAAGCACCAGTGTTTCCTCGTTTGTGCCATACACAAGCTTGAGAAAAATTTTGAGGAGCATATGATGTCGAAATGCTGTACCAATGAAGACATCCAAAAATAGGCGCAAGCAGATCTCGCCTCCCTCTCCATCTAAAAATAATTGCATTACACTGATCTTATAAACTTAATTAAAATCATTAAGTAAGATACTCACATAATAAGTTACTGAGAATAAAATTAGGCTACAATATTAAAGATACCGAGGGCATTCGAATCTAAAAACTTAATTAACATAATTAATTAAGGCGCAAATAGAAAATAATAAAGCCAAACTTAATACTGAAAAATAAAGTATTTTCTGGCCTAAAGTTTAAAAAACGGCCCAGGAGCACAACATAGGCCTGTGGCCTGCATTAGTGCCAGCTGcggccggggggggggggggggatgcaAGCCGTCGGATCAAGATGGACGACTAGGATTTGACCCTCCAAATCGTGACAAGGGATAAAAGACCTAGCCTAAAACCCTAGCTCTTGACTCTTCTCATTCCATCTCCCCTTCCAGCCGGCTCTCATTCCTCACACGGCACAACAACCAGGTTATGGGGCAGGTCGTGGCGGCGGTCCTGCTTGGACGACGGAGCCCCCAGCTGCTGGTGGCGGCCTCTcccatctcctggtgattgcAGCCCCCGCCCTCATGCGCACGGCAAGCATCGCTCTAGCCATGACTACTCCCGCACCACCAGGATGGTGCCCCAACCACGACGTCTCTCGTACCGGCAGCGGTGGCAGCATCTACACCACCAGCAACGACAACCTCCACATCACTGTAGATTCGTCGTCACCTTCCCCGGATCTGGCGGCCCCTGTACCCCGACGGCATGTGCGGATCCTGGATGATGCAGTAGGCAAGTGCGGATCCTGGTGTGGACCTCCCCTTTCTACCCCTAACTGCATTTCTCATCTCTTCCCACCTTTCCCTTGGCAGTGGACTTCTACTTCATGATTGATTCTGATGTCTACTACAGGAACAGGCAGAGCCGCAGAGGTGCCAAGTCCATCTATGCGTGAGTGGTCTGTCCATACTCCCTTTGATTTATTCTTTAGTGCTAGCCATGCAGTAATACATATGTACCCATTATCAGGTACTCTTTTGGTTACCTCTGTCCATGGCTGTTCATGACTTTGTATGTGATCTGTATGCTCCTGAATTGCACATTCGCAACATGCACCTATGTAAAGAGAGCCTTAATTGAACTAAGTCTATAGAAGCTTTGATTTCCTTAATTGAATTAAGTCTGTAGAAGCTTGATTTCCTACTTCTATCCTCCAGAAACAGGTTCTTGAAATGACCATAGATAACTCGCATTTACATGCTGGCAGTAAACTGCAGTTCTCTAAAAAAATTTCTAGACCTGGGTTCAGTAAACTGCATTTCTTTTTAAAATATTTGTTGGGCTATTCTTATTTCTTATTTTATTCGGTTAGACTTGAGCTGTTTATATAACTCACGTGCTACATCTCTTTACATCAGGTGTTAGGTTTGATTTCATAATTTGTTTACAGCAGTTGTTTAGTGTAGTTCTTCAACTGCGTAGGTGCTTTACTGGTAGCTTAAACCATTGAAATCTGCTGCTTACTGATCAGATCTGTAGGTGCTTTAGTGCAAGTGCCGACCATAATTGCGTATCATTTTGCCTATACTAATGTCAATTTATCAACAATATTATCACTGTATTGCTCCATGGGATTGCATTTGTCTTCTGTTGAGTTCTAGGGTGATTTGAGTTTATTTTAGTTGGCTTTTACTTTGTTCTGCATGCACTTCTTGTTACTAATTCTGAAATAAGAAAATCTGCGGAACCATTAACTAAACATGGATTCATGTCTTGTTGAATTTGTTGCTGATTAGTATCAAAATAACCATTAATCATTTTCCTCTTGCCTTGCTTGTGCAGGAGAGTAATTAAAGAGCACAAAAAGGGGATGGCGATGATGGTAATCTAGATGGGCTGTTAGAAATGTACATGTGGGACCTTGCACATATGGTTA
This window of the Sorghum bicolor cultivar BTx623 chromosome 7, Sorghum_bicolor_NCBIv3, whole genome shotgun sequence genome carries:
- the LOC110436774 gene encoding uncharacterized protein LOC110436774 isoform X3, whose amino-acid sequence is MRTASIALAMTTPAPPGWCPNHDVSRTGSGGSIYTTSNDNLHITVDSSSPSPDLAAPVPRRHVRILDDAVGTGRAAEVPSPSMREWRVIKEHKKGMAMMVI
- the LOC110436774 gene encoding uncharacterized protein LOC110436774 isoform X4 is translated as MRTASIALAMTTPAPPGWCPNHDVSRTGSGGSIYTTSNDNLHITVDSSSPSPDLAAPVPRRHVRILDDAVGTGRAAEVPSPSMRE
- the LOC110436774 gene encoding uncharacterized protein LOC110436774 isoform X1, with the protein product MRTASIALAMTTPAPPGWCPNHDVSRTGSGGSIYTTSNDNLHITVDSSSPSPDLAAPVPRRHVRILDDAVVDFYFMIDSDVYYRNRQSRRGAKSIYARVIKEHKKGMAMMVI
- the LOC110436774 gene encoding uncharacterized protein LOC110436774 isoform X2, translating into MRTASIALAMTTPAPPGWCPNHDVSRTGSGGSIYTTSNDNLHITVDSSSPSPDLAAPVPRRHVRILDDAVGKCGSWNRQSRRGAKSIYARVIKEHKKGMAMMVI